One Methylobacterium oryzae DNA window includes the following coding sequences:
- a CDS encoding M3 family oligoendopeptidase — protein MMPSHTASPVTVRLPESVSAARAAAKAADLGHLPEWDLTDLYSGLDDPNFSGDMTRAEEECRRFSETYAGRIAELAAGPDASARLAEAVRAYEGIEDLLGKLMSFAGLVYSGDTTDEARAKFYGDTRERLTSASADLLFFALELNRVDDTAMNAAMAEGPLAHYAPWIEDLRREKPHQLDDRTEKLFLEKSVTSNAAWDRLFNETIAALRFTVQGEEMPLEPTLNKLQDPDGAVRKEAAGAISAVLRGQLRVFTLITNTLAKDKEISDRWRGFKDVADARHLSNRVEPEVVEALVDAVRAAYPRLSHRYYTLKAKWFGQEALPYWDRNAPLPRVEQRTIPWTEARDTVLSAYDAFSPKMAGIARRFFDERWIDAPTRPGKAPGAFAHPTVPSVHPYVLVNYQGKPRDVMTLAHELGHGVHQVLAGPNGALMAPTPLTLAETASVFGEMLTFRRLLAATTDTTQRRAMLAAKVEDMINTVVRQIAFYSFERKVHLARAKGELTTDQINALWLSVQAESLGPAITLDSGYEPFWAYIPHFIHSPFYVYAYAFGDCLVNSLYGVYARAEDGFVDRYFALLAAGGSKPYGELLAPFGLDAKDPGFWQIGLGMIESMIVELESMEGQA, from the coding sequence ATGATGCCGAGCCACACCGCCTCGCCGGTGACTGTCCGCCTGCCGGAGAGCGTGAGTGCCGCGCGCGCCGCCGCGAAGGCTGCCGACCTCGGCCATCTTCCGGAATGGGACCTCACGGATCTCTATTCCGGCCTCGATGATCCGAACTTCTCCGGCGACATGACCCGCGCCGAGGAGGAGTGCCGCCGCTTCTCCGAGACCTACGCCGGCCGGATCGCGGAGCTCGCCGCGGGCCCGGACGCGTCCGCGCGGCTGGCCGAGGCGGTGCGCGCCTACGAGGGCATCGAGGACCTGCTGGGCAAGCTCATGTCCTTCGCGGGTCTCGTCTATTCCGGCGACACCACCGACGAGGCGCGCGCCAAGTTCTACGGCGACACCCGCGAGCGGCTGACCAGCGCCTCGGCGGATCTCCTCTTCTTCGCCCTGGAGCTGAACCGCGTCGACGATACGGCCATGAACGCCGCGATGGCCGAAGGGCCGCTCGCCCACTACGCCCCGTGGATCGAGGACCTGCGGCGGGAGAAGCCGCACCAGCTCGACGATCGCACCGAGAAGCTGTTCCTCGAGAAGTCGGTCACGTCGAACGCCGCCTGGGACCGGCTGTTCAACGAAACGATCGCCGCGCTGCGCTTCACCGTGCAGGGCGAGGAGATGCCGCTGGAGCCGACGCTCAACAAGCTTCAGGATCCGGACGGCGCAGTCCGCAAGGAGGCGGCCGGCGCGATCAGCGCGGTCCTGCGCGGTCAGCTGCGGGTGTTCACGCTCATCACCAACACGCTGGCGAAGGACAAGGAGATCAGCGACCGCTGGCGCGGGTTCAAGGACGTCGCAGACGCGCGCCACCTGTCGAACCGGGTCGAGCCCGAGGTGGTGGAAGCCCTCGTCGACGCCGTGCGGGCGGCCTATCCCCGCCTGTCCCACCGCTACTACACGCTCAAGGCGAAGTGGTTCGGGCAGGAGGCTCTGCCCTACTGGGACCGCAACGCGCCGCTGCCCCGCGTCGAGCAGCGCACGATCCCGTGGACGGAGGCCCGCGACACGGTGCTGTCCGCCTACGACGCCTTCTCGCCGAAGATGGCGGGGATCGCGCGGCGCTTCTTCGACGAGCGCTGGATCGACGCACCGACCCGTCCCGGCAAGGCGCCGGGCGCCTTCGCGCATCCGACCGTGCCCTCCGTCCACCCCTATGTGCTGGTCAACTACCAGGGCAAGCCGCGGGACGTGATGACGCTGGCGCACGAGTTGGGCCACGGCGTCCACCAGGTGCTCGCCGGGCCGAACGGCGCCCTCATGGCGCCGACGCCCCTGACGCTGGCCGAGACGGCGAGCGTCTTCGGCGAGATGCTGACCTTCCGTCGGCTCCTCGCCGCGACCACGGACACGACCCAGCGTCGGGCCATGCTCGCCGCCAAGGTCGAGGACATGATCAACACGGTGGTGCGCCAGATCGCCTTCTACTCGTTCGAGCGGAAGGTCCATCTCGCCCGCGCCAAGGGCGAGCTGACCACAGATCAGATCAACGCGCTGTGGCTGTCCGTCCAGGCAGAATCGCTCGGTCCGGCCATCACGCTGGATTCCGGCTACGAGCCGTTCTGGGCCTACATCCCGCACTTCATCCACTCGCCGTTCTACGTCTACGCCTACGCGTTCGGCGACTGCCTGGTGAACTCGCTCTACGGCGTCTACGCCCGGGCGGAGGACGGCTTCGTGGACCGCTACTTCGCGTTGCTCGCGGCCGGTGGCTCGAAGCCATACGGTGAGCTGCTCGCGCCCTTCGGCCTCGACGCCAAGGACCCGGGCTTCTGGCAGATCGGGCTCGGCATGATCGAGAGCATGATCGTCGAGCTCGAGAGCATGGAAGGACAGGCCTGA
- a CDS encoding aa3-type cytochrome c oxidase subunit IV codes for MAESDTVAGHTYSPAMDATTHEQTYRGFVRFVEIATGVVICWVLALAIGGIREAWLLAIVGVIASGAAGAVGALAPAVGWKAPLVVGILLVLYLFFA; via the coding sequence ATGGCCGAGAGTGACACGGTGGCCGGGCACACCTACAGCCCGGCGATGGACGCGACGACGCACGAGCAGACCTATCGCGGATTTGTCCGGTTCGTCGAAATCGCCACTGGCGTCGTCATCTGCTGGGTGCTGGCCCTCGCCATCGGCGGGATCCGCGAGGCGTGGCTGCTGGCCATCGTCGGCGTGATCGCCTCCGGAGCCGCGGGCGCGGTGGGCGCCCTCGCGCCGGCCGTGGGGTGGAAGGCCCCGCTGGTCGTCGGCATTCTCCTGGTCCTCTACCTGTTCTTCGCCTGA
- a CDS encoding NAD(P)(+) transhydrogenase (Re/Si-specific) subunit beta — protein sequence MSENVSSLLYIVAGVLFIMALRGLSHPTTSRQGNLYGMVGMGLAILTTLVGHPPAGAGAWILVLLGLGLGGGAGAVIAKRVPMTAMPQLVAAFHSLVGLAAVFVAAGALYAPQAFGIIENGHFHKQSLFEMGLGVAIGAITFTGSVIAFAKLDGRMSGKPIMLPQRHLINALLAAGLVLLIALFIGTESKAIFWLIVIASLVLGGLIIIPIGGADMPVVVSMLNSYSGWAAAGIGFTLGNLALIITGSLVGSSGAILSYIMCHAMNRSFISVILGGFGGDTAAAGTGQVETRPVKQGSADDAAYIMKNAERVIIVPGYGMAVAQAQHSLREMADMLKKEGVDVKYAIHPVAGRMPGHMNVLLAEANVPYDEVFELEDINGEFPQADVAFVIGANDVTNPAAKTDKASPIYGMPILDVEKAKTVLFIKRGMGSGYAGVENEVFFRDNTMMLFGDAKKVVDSVLKSL from the coding sequence GTGTCAGAGAACGTCTCCTCCCTTCTCTATATCGTCGCCGGCGTCCTGTTCATCATGGCGCTGCGGGGGCTCTCGCACCCCACGACCTCCCGGCAGGGCAACCTGTACGGCATGGTCGGCATGGGGCTCGCCATCCTGACCACTCTGGTCGGCCACCCGCCGGCGGGTGCCGGCGCCTGGATCCTCGTCCTGCTGGGCTTAGGGCTCGGCGGCGGCGCCGGCGCGGTGATCGCCAAGCGCGTGCCGATGACCGCGATGCCGCAGCTCGTGGCGGCCTTCCACTCGCTGGTCGGCCTCGCGGCCGTCTTCGTGGCCGCGGGCGCCCTCTACGCACCGCAAGCGTTCGGCATCATCGAGAACGGGCACTTCCACAAGCAGTCGCTGTTCGAGATGGGTCTCGGCGTGGCCATCGGCGCCATCACCTTCACCGGCTCGGTGATCGCCTTCGCCAAGCTCGACGGGCGCATGTCCGGCAAGCCGATCATGCTGCCTCAGCGCCACCTCATCAACGCGCTGCTGGCCGCCGGCCTCGTGCTGCTGATCGCCCTGTTCATCGGCACCGAGTCGAAGGCGATCTTCTGGCTGATCGTCATCGCCTCGCTGGTGCTCGGCGGCCTGATCATCATCCCGATCGGCGGCGCCGATATGCCGGTGGTCGTGTCGATGCTCAACTCGTACTCGGGCTGGGCGGCGGCCGGGATCGGCTTCACCCTGGGCAACCTCGCGCTGATCATCACCGGCTCGCTGGTCGGGTCCTCGGGCGCGATCCTGTCCTACATCATGTGCCACGCGATGAACCGGTCGTTCATCTCGGTGATCCTCGGCGGCTTCGGTGGCGACACCGCCGCGGCCGGCACCGGCCAGGTCGAGACCCGGCCCGTGAAGCAGGGTTCGGCCGACGACGCGGCCTACATCATGAAGAACGCCGAGCGGGTCATCATCGTCCCGGGCTACGGCATGGCGGTCGCCCAGGCGCAGCACTCCCTGCGCGAGATGGCCGACATGCTGAAGAAGGAGGGCGTCGACGTGAAGTATGCCATCCACCCGGTGGCGGGCCGCATGCCGGGCCACATGAACGTGCTGCTCGCCGAGGCCAACGTGCCCTACGACGAGGTCTTCGAACTGGAGGACATCAACGGTGAGTTCCCGCAGGCGGACGTCGCCTTCGTGATCGGCGCCAACGACGTCACCAACCCGGCCGCCAAGACCGACAAGGCCTCGCCGATCTACGGCATGCCGATCCTCGACGTGGAGAAGGCCAAGACCGTGCTGTTCATCAAGCGCGGCATGGGCTCCGGCTACGCGGGTGTCGAGAACGAGGTGTTCTTCCGCGACAACACCATGATGCTGTTCGGCGACGCCAAGAAGGTCGTGGACAGCGTGCTGAAGTCGCTCTGA
- a CDS encoding proton-translocating transhydrogenase family protein: MANVIVPPDQAADQARVLADAARAAAAVARNAADQAQVIADGMGHGLSAATGGAVDPTVFRLAIFVLAIFVGYYVVWSVTPALHTPLMSVTNAISSVIIVGAILAVGVPLIEKGTGLARFFGFIGIVLASVNIFGGFLVTQRMLGMYKKKG; this comes from the coding sequence ATGGCAAACGTCATCGTCCCTCCCGATCAGGCGGCCGATCAGGCCCGCGTGCTGGCCGACGCCGCGCGCGCCGCGGCCGCGGTGGCGCGCAACGCCGCCGACCAGGCGCAGGTCATCGCCGACGGCATGGGCCACGGGCTCAGCGCCGCCACCGGCGGCGCGGTCGATCCGACCGTGTTCCGGCTCGCGATCTTCGTGCTGGCGATCTTCGTCGGCTACTACGTGGTCTGGTCGGTGACCCCGGCCCTGCACACCCCGCTCATGTCGGTGACCAACGCGATCTCGTCGGTGATCATCGTCGGCGCTATCCTGGCGGTCGGCGTTCCGCTGATCGAGAAGGGCACGGGCCTCGCCCGGTTCTTCGGCTTCATCGGCATCGTGCTCGCCAGCGTGAACATCTTCGGCGGCTTCCTCGTCACGCAGCGCATGCTCGGCATGTACAAGAAGAAGGGCTGA
- a CDS encoding Re/Si-specific NAD(P)(+) transhydrogenase subunit alpha encodes MRIAVLSETDSAEPRVAAVPETVKKFKTLGADVVVQSGAGQKAGILDSEYEAAGASIAGSAADAAGDADLVLKVRRPSAEELPQLKRGATVIAIMDPYGNEDALKAMAEAGINGFAMELMPRITRAQVMDVLSSQANLAGYRAVVDGAAEYGRAMPMMMTAAGTVPAARVFVMGVGVAGLQAIATARRLGAVVTATDVRPATKEQVESLGAKFVAVEDDEFKQAETAGGYAKEMSAEYQKKQAELVKGHIAKQDIVITTALIPGRPAPKLVSEEMVASMKPGSVLVDLAVERGGNVAGAKAGEVVTNDRGVKIVGHVNVPGRLAATSSSLYSRNLYAFVETLIDKESKALAINWDDELVKATNLTRDGSVVHASFQPKTDGAASEAASVGLAKSEASKASGAATPAGAQ; translated from the coding sequence ATGCGCATTGCTGTGCTGTCCGAGACGGACTCCGCGGAGCCGCGCGTCGCCGCGGTTCCTGAGACCGTCAAGAAGTTCAAGACTCTCGGTGCCGACGTCGTGGTGCAGTCCGGGGCCGGTCAAAAGGCCGGAATCCTGGACTCCGAGTACGAGGCCGCCGGCGCCAGCATCGCTGGGAGCGCCGCCGATGCTGCCGGGGATGCCGACCTCGTGCTCAAGGTCCGGCGCCCGAGCGCCGAGGAGCTGCCGCAGTTGAAGCGCGGCGCCACCGTGATCGCGATCATGGACCCCTACGGCAACGAGGACGCCCTCAAGGCGATGGCCGAGGCGGGGATCAACGGCTTCGCCATGGAGCTGATGCCCCGCATCACCCGCGCGCAGGTGATGGACGTCCTGTCCTCGCAGGCGAATCTCGCCGGCTACCGCGCGGTCGTCGACGGCGCCGCCGAGTACGGGCGGGCCATGCCGATGATGATGACCGCCGCCGGCACCGTGCCGGCCGCCCGCGTCTTCGTCATGGGCGTCGGCGTGGCCGGCCTCCAGGCCATCGCGACAGCCCGCCGGCTCGGCGCGGTCGTCACCGCCACCGATGTCCGGCCCGCCACCAAGGAGCAGGTCGAATCGCTCGGCGCCAAATTCGTCGCCGTCGAGGACGACGAATTCAAGCAGGCCGAGACGGCCGGCGGTTACGCCAAGGAGATGTCAGCCGAGTACCAGAAGAAGCAGGCGGAGCTGGTCAAGGGCCACATCGCCAAGCAGGACATCGTCATCACCACCGCACTGATCCCGGGCCGGCCGGCGCCGAAGCTGGTCTCCGAGGAGATGGTGGCGTCGATGAAGCCGGGTTCGGTCCTCGTCGATCTTGCGGTGGAGCGCGGCGGCAACGTCGCCGGCGCCAAGGCTGGCGAGGTCGTCACGAACGATCGCGGCGTGAAGATCGTCGGCCACGTCAACGTGCCGGGGCGGCTCGCCGCCACCTCGTCGAGCCTCTACTCTCGCAACCTCTACGCCTTCGTCGAGACCCTGATCGACAAGGAATCGAAGGCGCTGGCCATCAACTGGGACGACGAGCTGGTGAAGGCCACGAACCTCACCCGAGACGGCTCGGTCGTCCACGCATCCTTCCAGCCCAAGACCGATGGCGCAGCCTCGGAAGCCGCCTCCGTGGGGCTGGCCAAGTCGGAGGCCAGCAAGGCGTCCGGTGCGGCCACCCCGGCAGGCGCGCAGTGA
- a CDS encoding ABC1 kinase family protein: protein MAETDREANRFSARAGRYASVGANVGGVAARMAVARLFGKEGTTNAAALAQALGGLKGPIMKVAQLLATVPDLLPPEYATELQKLQADAPPMGAAFVRRRMQSELGAGWQERFGSFDLKPAAAASLGQVHRATTKDGERLACKLQYPDMQSAVEADLKQLEVAFALHRRMNTWLDTREIAKEIGARVREELDYEREAKHAALYGAVQKDIAAVRVPRVFPELSTKRLLTLGWLDGDKILGFADEPVEVRNRIAQAMFKAWWHPFSRAAVIHGDPHLGNYTVFSDAGEAAGINLLDYGCVRIFHPRFVGGVVDLYRGLLENDDARIVHAYEVWGFKDLDKEKIEILNIWARFIYGPLLEDRTRTVADGVKPGEYGRRQAFQVHQALKERGPVTVPQEFVFMDRAAVGLGAVFLHLRSELNYHRLFEAEIEHFSLDELTKRQGRALTEAGLPKPA from the coding sequence ATGGCCGAGACCGACCGCGAAGCCAACCGCTTCTCCGCCCGCGCCGGGCGCTACGCCAGCGTGGGCGCCAACGTCGGCGGCGTCGCCGCCCGGATGGCCGTGGCACGGCTGTTCGGAAAGGAGGGCACTACCAACGCCGCCGCCCTGGCGCAGGCGCTGGGCGGCCTGAAGGGCCCGATCATGAAGGTGGCCCAGCTGCTGGCCACCGTTCCGGACCTGCTCCCGCCCGAATACGCGACCGAGCTGCAGAAGCTTCAGGCGGACGCTCCGCCGATGGGCGCGGCCTTCGTCCGGCGCCGGATGCAGTCGGAGCTCGGCGCCGGCTGGCAGGAGCGCTTCGGCAGCTTCGACCTCAAACCCGCGGCGGCGGCCTCGCTGGGCCAAGTCCATCGCGCGACCACCAAGGACGGCGAACGTCTCGCCTGCAAGCTCCAGTACCCGGACATGCAGTCGGCCGTGGAGGCCGACCTGAAGCAGCTGGAGGTCGCGTTCGCGCTGCACCGCCGGATGAACACGTGGCTCGACACGCGCGAGATCGCGAAGGAGATCGGCGCCCGGGTGCGCGAGGAGCTCGACTACGAGCGCGAGGCCAAGCACGCGGCGCTCTACGGGGCCGTGCAGAAGGACATCGCGGCGGTGCGCGTGCCGCGCGTCTTTCCGGAGCTCTCGACGAAGCGTCTGCTCACGCTCGGCTGGCTCGACGGGGACAAGATCCTGGGCTTCGCCGACGAGCCGGTCGAGGTGCGCAACCGGATCGCCCAGGCGATGTTCAAGGCGTGGTGGCACCCGTTCAGCCGGGCAGCGGTGATCCACGGCGACCCGCATCTGGGCAATTACACCGTGTTCTCGGACGCCGGCGAGGCCGCGGGAATCAACCTGCTGGACTACGGCTGCGTTCGGATCTTCCATCCGCGCTTCGTCGGCGGCGTCGTGGATCTCTACCGCGGCCTGTTGGAGAACGACGATGCCCGCATCGTCCACGCCTACGAGGTCTGGGGATTCAAGGATCTCGACAAGGAGAAGATCGAGATCCTGAACATCTGGGCCCGCTTCATCTACGGGCCGCTGCTCGAAGACCGTACTCGCACCGTCGCCGACGGCGTGAAGCCGGGGGAGTACGGTCGCCGACAGGCCTTCCAAGTCCATCAGGCCCTGAAGGAGCGCGGGCCCGTGACTGTCCCGCAGGAATTCGTCTTCATGGATCGCGCGGCCGTGGGGCTGGGCGCCGTGTTCCTCCACCTCAGATCTGAGCTCAACTACCACCGGTTGTTCGAGGCCGAGATCGAGCATTTCTCGCTGGACGAACTCACGAAACGCCAGGGCCGGGCACTCACCGAAGCCGGTCTGCCGAAACCGGCCTGA
- a CDS encoding sigma-54-dependent transcriptional regulator, whose amino-acid sequence MSATVLIVDDDPVQRRLAEAAVRRFGFEARIAETGADALTLLRSEGADVVLLDLVMPGLDGLGVLAEMRKSGLATPVIVQTSNGSIDTVVSAMRAGAVDFVVKPAGAERLQVSIKNALRVDTLEEEVRRMRRRASGALTFKDLTSKSPDMERVIRLAERAAKSNIPVLIEGESGVGKEVLARAIQGSGDRRGKPFVTVNCGAIPENLVESTLFGHEKGAFTGATEKHAGKFVEASGGTLFLDEIGELPLDAQVKLLRALQEGEVDPVGGKRSVRVDIRLVSATNRSLLDLVKQGKFREDLYYRLNVFPMTLPPLRARREDIPDLVRSFCARFSAEEGKRVRAISPEAMALLTRYPWPGNVRQLENALFRAVVLADGDELTVSEFPQIAAQVEGFDVRIPAAPVQPQMPAYAPEPVREIVRVEVRDPHAMSLVAEETGEMKPMDVLEAEIIRFALQFYRQRMSEVSRRLGIGRSTLYRKLKDLGLEEDDKTEDAA is encoded by the coding sequence ATGTCCGCCACCGTGCTCATCGTGGATGACGATCCGGTCCAGCGGCGCCTGGCCGAGGCGGCCGTGCGCCGCTTCGGCTTCGAGGCGCGGATCGCCGAGACCGGTGCGGACGCGCTGACCCTGCTGCGATCCGAGGGTGCGGATGTCGTGCTCCTCGACCTCGTGATGCCGGGGCTCGACGGGCTCGGTGTCCTGGCCGAGATGCGCAAGAGCGGCCTCGCCACGCCGGTCATCGTCCAGACCTCCAACGGCTCCATCGACACTGTGGTCAGCGCCATGCGGGCCGGCGCCGTGGATTTCGTGGTCAAACCGGCGGGCGCGGAGCGGCTCCAGGTCTCGATCAAGAATGCCCTGCGGGTCGACACGCTTGAGGAGGAGGTGCGCCGCATGCGCCGCCGCGCCTCCGGGGCGCTCACCTTCAAGGATCTCACCTCGAAGAGCCCCGACATGGAGCGGGTGATCCGCCTCGCCGAGCGGGCGGCGAAGTCGAACATCCCCGTTCTGATCGAGGGCGAGTCCGGCGTCGGCAAGGAGGTCCTGGCCCGGGCGATCCAGGGGTCCGGCGACCGGCGCGGCAAGCCTTTCGTGACCGTCAATTGCGGGGCGATCCCGGAGAACCTGGTGGAATCCACTTTGTTCGGCCACGAGAAGGGGGCGTTCACCGGCGCCACCGAGAAGCACGCCGGCAAGTTCGTCGAGGCCTCGGGCGGGACCCTGTTCCTGGACGAGATCGGTGAGTTGCCCCTCGACGCGCAGGTGAAGCTGCTCCGGGCCCTCCAGGAGGGCGAGGTCGATCCCGTCGGCGGCAAGCGCTCGGTGCGGGTGGACATCCGACTCGTCTCGGCGACGAACCGGTCGCTGCTCGACCTCGTGAAGCAGGGCAAGTTCCGCGAGGATCTCTACTACCGCCTGAACGTCTTCCCGATGACGCTGCCGCCCCTGCGGGCGCGCCGCGAGGACATCCCGGACCTCGTCCGCTCGTTCTGCGCGCGGTTCTCGGCCGAGGAAGGCAAGCGCGTGCGGGCGATCAGCCCGGAGGCCATGGCCCTGCTCACGCGCTATCCCTGGCCGGGCAACGTCCGGCAGCTGGAGAACGCCCTGTTCCGCGCCGTCGTGCTGGCGGACGGCGACGAGTTGACCGTCTCCGAATTCCCCCAGATCGCCGCGCAGGTCGAGGGCTTCGACGTGCGGATCCCGGCAGCGCCGGTCCAGCCGCAGATGCCGGCCTACGCCCCCGAACCGGTGCGGGAGATCGTCCGCGTCGAGGTCCGCGACCCGCACGCTATGTCGCTCGTCGCCGAGGAGACCGGCGAGATGAAGCCGATGGACGTCCTGGAGGCGGAGATTATCCGCTTCGCGCTCCAGTTCTACCGGCAGCGGATGTCCGAGGTCTCGCGCCGCCTCGGCATCGGACGCTCCACCCTCTACCGCAAGCTCAAGGATCTGGGGCTGGAGGAGGACGATAAAACCGAGGACGCGGCCTGA